The genomic interval TTTCAGAAGCCTATGGATGAAGGTGTTAAACTCCTTAACGCTATTCAGGATGTTTTTCTGGACAAAGACATTACCCTTGCTTAAAAAAATTGCTTAATAAAAGCCGGGGGAACCCGGCTTTTTTATTTCAGGGAAATAGATTTTACCTTTTTTATTGCTTCATTTTCAAAAAACAAAGTGTCTATTCTGTTTGGTGTTATTCCGTAAAAAAAACTGCTTGATTGATAGTCTTTCAGAAAAAAGACATTGTCAATTACCTTCTCTTCGTGAAAGTGGCCGCAGAAAATAAAATTGCTATCTTTGAATTTTTGTTTTAATTTTTTTGCTGCAAGGGATAAGTCGTACCCATCAGGTAAAGGGCTTGTCTCTTTATTTAAAAATTTGTGGGCAACCTTAATTTCAAGGTTTTTTAAGCACCCTGTTTTCCACGCAAAGTAGCTTATAGGGTTTGTCAGGATAAAGTTTAACACCCTTGTTTGCCAGTCTCCAAAATAGTGTCCGTGGGTAAAGGATATTGTTTTACCATTTTCATTAAGAGTAAGGTGTTTTTCAGTGCAAAAATCAAAGTATTCTCCAAAGTTTTTGCACAGGAAAAAGTCCCAATTCCCCTCTATTAAAATAAATTTTGCTTTTGTCCTTAATTCTTTGATCTTTTCTAAAAGAGCCTTTCCTCTCCGGTGGTTATAGTATGATACACCGCTCCATACTTCAAAGACATCTCCTAAAAGAATTATATTTTCTGTTAATTCTACTGATTTTTTTAGAAGTTCAAGAAAATAATTAAATCTCTCTTTCCTGTTTTCTACCGGAAGGTGGGTATCGGTAAAGACAATGAATTTATATTCTTTTTGCAAATTCAATTTCTTCCTCTGTTATCAGCTTTTTCAAGTCTATTATAGGGATAACTTCTTCCCCCTTTTTCAAAGTCATTTTTTTAACCTGTTTATCTTCAACTTTTATTATGTCAAGGTATTGGTCTATATTAAGCCCAAACAGTACTTTATCTTTGATTTCGCACAAAACTATTCGTTTTTTTTCTGTATTATCATTTTCAAATTCAAATTTTCGTTTGTTATTCACAATAGGGATTACTTTGTCTCTAAATGAAATTATTCCCTCCATCCATTCAGGCATATCGGGAAAAGGCACAATGCCATTATTCCTTATTACAAAGTGTATCTGTTTTACATCTATTGCAATTTTTGTTTTTCCTATTCTTGCCAAAAGAAAACTCTTCATAAAAAAATTATAACAAAAAAGGGGGATTTTCTCCCCCCTTTCAAATATTGTATTGAAAAGTATGTATTAATCGCCGTCTAATAAGTCACCAAGCCCACCTAAAATTGAGCCTTCTCCCACTCTCTTTCCGCCTGTCTGAGGGGCAGCTGAGTAAATCCTGTCTGCAAGCCTTGAAAATGGCAGGGATTGAAGCCAGATTTTACCAGGGCCTGTAAGGGTTGCTAAAAACAATCCTTCCCCGCCGAATAGAGAGGTTTTTATTCCCCCTGTAAACTGCACATCGTAGTTTACAGTTGGTTGATAGGCAACAATACAGCCGGTATCCACTTTGAACTGCTGTCCCGGGGATAATGTTTTTTCAATTATTGTGCCTCCTGCGTGCATAAATACAAGGCCGTCACCTTCCAATTTTTCCATAATAAAGCCTTCTCCACCGAAAAGCCCAACACCTATTTTTTTCTGAAAAGCAATGCCTAATGATATCCCTTTAGCACAGCATAAAAAGGCGTCTTTCTGGCATAAAAGTGTTCCCCCAACATCCTTTAAGTCAACAGGAACAATCTTTCCTGGATAGGGGGCACCAAAGGCAACCTTTTTCTTTCTATTTCCCCTGTTTGTAAAATGGGTCATAAAAAGGGATTCACCTGTAATCATTCTCTTTCCTGCGCTTAAAAGCTTGCCCATAAACCCCTGATTTTCGTTTGAGCCGTCTCCAAACTTTGCTTCCATTTCAATACCATCTTCCATATACATCATTGCCCCTGCTTCTGCTACAACTGTTTCCCCGGGGTCTAACTCAATTTCTACAAACTGTAAGTCATCTCCGAATACCTTGTAGTCAATAACATGGGCAACCTGTGTTGTGCTTTGAGCTGGAACAGGTGGGGTGTCTCCCCCTTGATTTGAAAGGTACTGTGCAAACTCTGGGATTGAAGAAATAGGAACCCAGTTTTGAGTTATTCCTTGAGCATAAACAAGTGTATCCGGGGTTAACTCCCCGCTTTGAAGTTTTTTTATAACATCCTCTTTGCCGAAAGGCCCCTGTTGCTGGCCTGCAATGGCAATATACCACATAACAGCATCTGACATATTTTTCCTCCTTTTTTAGCTGTGTGCAATAGATTATACCATTAAGATAAATTTTTGTTGTGATGTTTGTCAATTATTGATTTATTTTTTCGTTAAATTCAATATTGTATTTTTTAATCTTTTTGTGCAGATAGCTTCTTTCAATTCCCAATAACTTTGAAGCCTGGCTGATATTCCAGTGGGTAATCTTTAATACCTTTGTTATATATTCCTTTTCGAATTCTTCTTTTGCATCCTTCAAAGAGAGAAGTGCTTCACTTTCAGGGGTTGTTTTGTTAATGGGATAAGGAATGTGTTTTGGCAGTATTTTATCGTCAGGTACCATTATCATTAGCCTTTCAATTAGGTTTTGAAGCTCTCTCACATTTCCCGGCCAGCTGTAAGACATAAGAATATTCATTGCTTCATTTGTGATCTCTTTAGGTTCAATCTTTTTTTCTGCAGCGAATTTTTTTACAAAAAACTCTGCAAGAAGTGGAATATCTTCAATTCTTTCCCTTAGGGAAGGCACATACAATTCAATTACATTGAGTCTATAGTACAAATCCTGCCTAAAATTCCCCTTTTCTATCTCGTCCTGCAAGTTTTTGTTTGTTGCTGCAATTATTCTTACATCAACAGGGTAACTTTTTGTTTCTCCCACAGGGGTTATCTCATTTTCCTGCAATGCCCTTAAAACCTTTGCCTGAGTTTTTAAACTCATATCCCCTATTTCATCTAAA from Thermotomaculum hydrothermale carries:
- a CDS encoding metallophosphoesterase family protein gives rise to the protein MNLQKEYKFIVFTDTHLPVENRKERFNYFLELLKKSVELTENIILLGDVFEVWSGVSYYNHRRGKALLEKIKELRTKAKFILIEGNWDFFLCKNFGEYFDFCTEKHLTLNENGKTISFTHGHYFGDWQTRVLNFILTNPISYFAWKTGCLKNLEIKVAHKFLNKETSPLPDGYDLSLAAKKLKQKFKDSNFIFCGHFHEEKVIDNVFFLKDYQSSSFFYGITPNRIDTLFFENEAIKKVKSISLK
- a CDS encoding chemotaxis protein CheW codes for the protein MARIGKTKIAIDVKQIHFVIRNNGIVPFPDMPEWMEGIISFRDKVIPIVNNKRKFEFENDNTEKKRIVLCEIKDKVLFGLNIDQYLDIIKVEDKQVKKMTLKKGEEVIPIIDLKKLITEEEIEFAKRI
- a CDS encoding TIGR00266 family protein — protein: MSDAVMWYIAIAGQQQGPFGKEDVIKKLQSGELTPDTLVYAQGITQNWVPISSIPEFAQYLSNQGGDTPPVPAQSTTQVAHVIDYKVFGDDLQFVEIELDPGETVVAEAGAMMYMEDGIEMEAKFGDGSNENQGFMGKLLSAGKRMITGESLFMTHFTNRGNRKKKVAFGAPYPGKIVPVDLKDVGGTLLCQKDAFLCCAKGISLGIAFQKKIGVGLFGGEGFIMEKLEGDGLVFMHAGGTIIEKTLSPGQQFKVDTGCIVAYQPTVNYDVQFTGGIKTSLFGGEGLFLATLTGPGKIWLQSLPFSRLADRIYSAAPQTGGKRVGEGSILGGLGDLLDGD